From Chlamydiifrater volucris, one genomic window encodes:
- a CDS encoding sodium:solute symporter family protein, translated as MNVALFLSSLLILQGVCLLVARGSSSFQNHQKFFLANRNVGWFPLTMTFLATQIGGGSLIGLSEEAYQHGCSAIFLALGTVIGFFILGVGPGRKLAASSYNSILDVFSDYYASPNLRRIAFLLSVGSLFCILSAQLIALYKLCSTVPYGSWLVLTLWIMLAWYTAQGGLQAVIKTDVIQVLFIMTAISYVCAKLASSPTTAIVTPLHDAAPLPKSSLISGLFVPLIFMFIEQDMMQRCLAARSKKILSISTILAGILLAGFQLIPIWMGITARAMTSTSNGGSAILEMTQQVCGGKTSAILCSVIVVAILSTADSLINSISQLLNSDIPLLRKKPKLSSFLLPIAAFLFIPFQQSVFRCILIGYGLSVCCLSVPVLSCFLGYKASKTAAFAAVLTGGTVYFLSLLGYVYGSEITAWGGSLLVFFLIEGIRKILPTPQLEIKSSEK; from the coding sequence ATGAACGTCGCTTTGTTTCTATCCAGTTTACTAATTCTTCAAGGAGTATGTTTGCTGGTTGCTCGAGGAAGTAGCTCCTTTCAGAATCATCAAAAATTCTTCCTTGCAAATCGGAATGTTGGATGGTTTCCCCTCACTATGACCTTTCTAGCCACCCAGATTGGTGGTGGCTCACTTATTGGTCTATCTGAGGAAGCCTATCAACATGGATGCTCGGCTATATTCTTGGCATTGGGAACGGTCATTGGCTTCTTTATTTTGGGTGTTGGTCCAGGAAGAAAGTTAGCAGCAAGCTCTTATAACTCTATACTGGACGTTTTTAGCGATTATTATGCCTCACCAAACCTAAGACGTATCGCCTTCCTACTTTCTGTGGGATCCTTGTTTTGTATACTTTCGGCACAGTTAATAGCTTTATATAAGCTCTGTTCCACAGTACCCTATGGTTCTTGGCTAGTCCTGACCCTGTGGATTATGCTCGCTTGGTATACTGCTCAAGGAGGACTACAGGCTGTCATCAAAACTGACGTCATCCAAGTATTATTCATTATGACAGCAATCTCTTATGTATGTGCAAAACTCGCCTCTTCTCCCACTACTGCCATAGTTACTCCCTTGCATGATGCTGCCCCTCTCCCCAAAAGCAGCTTGATTTCAGGATTGTTTGTGCCCCTTATTTTCATGTTTATCGAACAAGATATGATGCAGCGCTGTTTAGCTGCAAGATCCAAGAAAATCTTGAGTATTTCTACAATTCTTGCCGGCATATTACTTGCCGGCTTTCAGCTAATCCCTATTTGGATGGGCATCACTGCAAGAGCGATGACATCCACCTCCAATGGCGGCAGTGCAATTCTTGAAATGACTCAACAAGTATGTGGAGGAAAAACGTCCGCTATCCTTTGCTCCGTAATCGTTGTGGCTATCCTTTCCACTGCAGATTCTCTTATCAATTCTATATCTCAATTACTGAACTCAGATATACCCCTATTGAGAAAAAAACCGAAACTAAGTAGTTTTCTGCTTCCCATAGCAGCATTCTTATTTATTCCATTTCAACAGAGCGTTTTCCGCTGTATACTAATAGGTTACGGATTATCTGTCTGTTGCCTATCCGTGCCTGTGCTATCATGCTTTTTAGGGTACAAGGCCTCCAAAACTGCCGCTTTTGCCGCTGTTTTAACGGGAGGAACTGTGTATTTTCTCTCTTTACTGGGATACGTCTACGGCTCAGAAATCACTGCCTGGGGAGGATCTCTCTTGGTTTTTTTCTTAATAGAAGGAATAAGGAAAATCTTACCTACACCTCAGCTAGAAATAAAGTCTTCGGAGAAATAA